From Desulforegula conservatrix Mb1Pa, a single genomic window includes:
- a CDS encoding transposase gives MAKNMIQFQKGKSIHEFLSEYGTEDKCQDSLFRLRWPHGFSCPNCGGSKFCELKSRDLYQCHKCHHQASVKAGT, from the coding sequence ATGGCAAAAAATATGATCCAATTTCAAAAAGGAAAGAGTATTCACGAATTCCTGTCCGAATATGGGACCGAAGATAAGTGCCAAGACTCATTATTCAGACTTAGATGGCCGCATGGTTTTAGTTGTCCGAATTGCGGCGGTTCGAAATTTTGCGAGCTCAAATCAAGAGATCTGTACCAATGCCACAAGTGTCACCATCAGGCGTCGGTAAAGGCCGGAACTAT